One genomic region from Natrinema caseinilyticum encodes:
- a CDS encoding AAA family ATPase translates to MTDELTTTFANLTESDVRAALDAEDYIAEDEIVTTVLLTLRMGKPLLVEGEPGAGKTELAKVLASSLGSELIRLQCYEGLTAEHALYEWNYTKQLLAVQSGDDPESSVFAEEYLLERPLLRALRSDTGRPPVLLVDEIDRADDEFEALLLEVLSDFQVSVPEIGTIAADRPPVVIVTSNRTRALSDALKRRCLYLYVEPPSLEKEIAILRRKVPQLNDTIAPDLCAIVARLREEPLRKPPGAAETIDWARAIASLRDDGDGTLDRETIRNTLGCLLKTGEDVDRVDDALLTELLEAADRAEGKA, encoded by the coding sequence ATGACCGACGAACTGACCACGACGTTCGCGAATTTGACGGAGTCCGACGTCCGGGCCGCCCTCGATGCGGAGGACTACATCGCCGAGGACGAGATCGTCACCACCGTCCTCCTGACGTTGCGCATGGGGAAGCCGCTGCTGGTCGAGGGGGAACCGGGCGCCGGGAAGACGGAACTCGCCAAGGTGCTGGCCTCAAGTCTCGGGAGCGAACTGATACGGCTCCAGTGCTACGAAGGCCTGACCGCCGAACACGCGCTCTACGAGTGGAACTATACGAAACAGTTGCTCGCGGTTCAGAGCGGGGACGACCCCGAATCGTCAGTATTCGCCGAGGAGTACCTGCTGGAACGGCCGCTGTTACGGGCGCTTCGCAGCGATACCGGTCGGCCGCCCGTGTTGCTGGTCGACGAGATCGATCGCGCCGACGACGAGTTCGAGGCCCTGTTGCTCGAAGTGCTCTCGGACTTTCAGGTGTCGGTTCCGGAAATCGGGACGATCGCGGCCGACCGACCGCCGGTCGTGATCGTCACGTCCAACCGAACGCGAGCGTTGAGCGACGCGCTCAAGCGGCGCTGTCTCTACCTGTACGTCGAACCGCCGTCCCTCGAGAAGGAAATCGCCATTCTCCGCCGGAAGGTACCGCAACTGAACGATACCATTGCGCCGGACCTCTGTGCGATCGTCGCTCGACTCCGCGAGGAACCGCTGCGGAAGCCGCCCGGCGCCGCCGAAACGATCGACTGGGCTCGAGCGATCGCCTCGCTGCGCGACGACGGCGACGGGACGCTCGATCGCGAAACGATCCGAAACACGCTCGGTTGTCTGCTGAAAACGGGCGAGGACGTCGACCGAGTCGACGACGCCCTCCTGACGGAACTGCTCGAGGCCGCCGATCGAGCGGAGGGGAAAGCGTGA
- a CDS encoding xanthine dehydrogenase family protein molybdopterin-binding subunit, protein MSIESIDPDEVAAADILGSAIERREDPALITGDAEYTDDIQLQGMVHMAILRSQHGHAKLGDVDTSDAEAMNGVVGVYTHDDLHRDDTPGGGSYSLPVGWLLDSLRQVDHPILANDRVRYQGDAIAVVVAEDRYVAHDAVDAIDIDYERLDAVTDPDAALGDDAPELHDDAEGNVAFDWEIGDSERTEEAFESAAHTASIDLENQLLIPNAMEPRAAVADYSPGTDELEVFMTSQNPHLHRLLMSGVIGHPEHKLRIKAPEVGGGFGSKIHHYADEALVAWVAKHLERPVKWTATRTETYKTDAQGRGHVTTADIAMNEDGDVVGLRVDTTANLGAYLSTFAPAVPTYLYGTLLSGQYDIPAIHCSVTGAFTNVPPVDAYRGAGRPEASFVIERLAKLGAEEMGMDPAEFRRRNFVPEDAFPYETQVAVVYDSGDYEKTLDEALEMVDYESFRERQVEARADGRYLGIGFSCYIEACGLAPSELAGQLGAQAGLWESSLVRFHPSGTVTAYCGTSGHGQGHATTYAQIVANELGVPYDDVEVVEGDTDEIPHGMGTYGSRSAAVGGSSLVKSSQKLVDKAREIAAHQLEADPADLEFEGGEFRVAGAPDRSIGIKAIAQQSYLAHDIPDDMEPGLEATSFYDPDNFVFPFGTHVAVVEVDPESGEIAFERYVAVDDVGNQINPKIVEGQVHGGVAQGVGQALYEGAEYDSNAQLLTGSMQDYAVPKAMHIPEIETASTVTESPHNPLGVKGVGEAGTIAAPQAVVNAVADALEPFGVDHVEMPLTAERVWNAVDGRTEADAETPDAVADGGTADSHTAADGVIDDPDTATDGNGGDS, encoded by the coding sequence ATGAGTATCGAATCGATCGATCCGGACGAGGTCGCCGCCGCCGATATCCTCGGCTCGGCTATCGAACGCCGGGAGGACCCGGCACTGATCACCGGTGACGCCGAGTACACCGACGACATCCAACTACAGGGCATGGTCCACATGGCGATCCTCCGGAGCCAGCACGGTCACGCGAAGCTCGGAGACGTCGATACGAGCGATGCGGAGGCGATGAACGGCGTCGTCGGCGTCTACACCCACGACGACCTCCACCGCGATGACACGCCGGGTGGAGGATCGTACTCGCTCCCTGTCGGGTGGCTGCTCGACAGCCTTCGGCAGGTCGATCACCCGATACTGGCGAACGATCGCGTCCGCTATCAGGGCGACGCGATCGCGGTCGTCGTCGCCGAGGACCGGTACGTCGCTCACGACGCGGTCGACGCCATCGACATCGACTACGAGCGACTCGACGCCGTGACCGACCCGGACGCCGCTCTCGGTGACGACGCGCCCGAACTCCACGACGACGCCGAGGGCAACGTCGCGTTCGACTGGGAGATCGGCGACTCAGAGCGGACCGAAGAGGCCTTCGAATCGGCCGCTCACACCGCGAGCATCGACCTCGAGAATCAGCTGCTCATCCCGAACGCGATGGAGCCGCGGGCCGCGGTCGCCGACTACAGCCCCGGGACGGACGAGTTGGAGGTGTTCATGACCTCCCAGAACCCCCACCTGCATCGCCTGCTCATGTCGGGGGTAATCGGGCATCCGGAGCACAAACTGCGGATCAAGGCACCGGAAGTCGGCGGCGGGTTCGGGAGTAAGATCCACCACTACGCCGACGAGGCGCTGGTCGCGTGGGTCGCCAAACATCTCGAGCGACCGGTCAAGTGGACCGCCACTCGAACAGAGACGTACAAGACGGACGCGCAGGGTCGCGGGCACGTGACGACGGCAGACATCGCGATGAACGAAGACGGCGACGTCGTCGGCCTTCGCGTCGATACGACCGCGAACCTGGGTGCGTACCTCTCGACGTTCGCGCCCGCGGTGCCGACGTACCTCTACGGAACGCTGCTCTCGGGACAGTACGACATTCCGGCGATCCACTGTTCGGTTACGGGCGCGTTCACGAACGTACCGCCGGTCGACGCCTATCGAGGCGCCGGCCGTCCGGAGGCGTCGTTCGTGATCGAGCGGCTGGCGAAGCTCGGTGCCGAGGAAATGGGAATGGACCCCGCCGAGTTCCGGCGGCGGAACTTCGTCCCCGAGGACGCGTTTCCCTACGAGACGCAGGTCGCCGTGGTCTACGACAGCGGCGATTACGAGAAGACGCTGGACGAGGCTCTTGAGATGGTCGACTACGAGTCGTTTCGCGAGCGTCAGGTGGAGGCCCGTGCGGACGGCCGCTACCTCGGGATCGGCTTCTCCTGTTACATCGAGGCCTGCGGGTTAGCGCCGTCGGAACTCGCCGGCCAGCTCGGCGCACAGGCCGGGCTCTGGGAGTCGAGTCTCGTTCGGTTCCATCCCTCCGGGACGGTCACGGCCTACTGCGGAACGTCGGGTCACGGCCAGGGGCACGCGACGACGTACGCACAGATCGTCGCGAACGAGCTCGGTGTCCCCTACGATGACGTCGAGGTCGTCGAGGGCGATACGGACGAAATCCCGCACGGAATGGGGACGTACGGCTCCCGATCGGCGGCGGTCGGCGGGAGTTCGCTGGTCAAGAGCTCGCAGAAACTCGTCGACAAGGCCCGCGAGATCGCGGCCCACCAGCTCGAGGCCGATCCCGCGGATCTCGAGTTCGAAGGCGGTGAGTTCCGGGTCGCGGGAGCCCCCGACCGGTCGATCGGCATCAAGGCAATCGCCCAACAGTCCTATCTCGCTCACGACATCCCCGACGACATGGAACCCGGTCTCGAGGCCACGTCGTTCTACGATCCGGACAACTTCGTGTTCCCGTTCGGAACGCACGTCGCGGTCGTGGAGGTCGATCCGGAGTCGGGCGAGATCGCGTTCGAGCGCTACGTCGCCGTCGACGACGTCGGCAACCAGATCAACCCCAAGATCGTCGAGGGGCAGGTCCACGGCGGCGTCGCCCAGGGCGTCGGTCAGGCGCTCTACGAGGGCGCGGAGTACGACTCGAACGCGCAGCTCCTGACGGGATCGATGCAGGATTACGCCGTCCCGAAGGCGATGCACATCCCGGAGATAGAAACGGCCTCCACCGTTACGGAGAGTCCGCACAACCCGCTGGGCGTCAAAGGCGTCGGCGAGGCCGGGACGATCGCGGCCCCCCAGGCGGTCGTGAACGCGGTCGCGGACGCGCTCGAGCCGTTCGGCGTCGATCACGTCGAGATGCCCCTGACGGCCGAGCGGGTCTGGAACGCCGTCGACGGCCGGACCGAAGCCGATGCCGAGACGCCGGACGCCGTCGCGGACGGCGGGACGGCCGATTCACACACCGCTGCTGACGGTGTCATCGACGATCCCGACACCGCGACGGACGGCAACGGAGGTGATTCGTGA
- a CDS encoding xanthine dehydrogenase family protein molybdopterin-binding subunit, whose product MGPKTIDASDTPPSELVGASVQRREDPHHLTGDAEYTDDIQYPEEVHLGLLGSRYGHARIDGIDTAPAESVEGVIGVYTWADVQASRSPGYMRTDDPEGKSAEADSETGAVAPDHPMLADGKATYQGQPVAAVVAEDRYTVHDALDLIEVDYERLDTVIDPRDATAEGAPQIHETSADNVAFEWDTGDEEAAEAALDAADNVISFEFEINRVIPTAMEPRTAVARYRPSDSDDDLAVEMSTQNPHQVQADLSQTLGVPDDQIRVRPPDVGGGFGAKLFPYTGHLLAGWCAMQLERPVKWVAPRTEDFQTMTHARHHIVDARAAVDDDGTLRGFHANTTVPVGGFLVPAGSGVPTNLGVMANGQYTVPGAYVRTTGAFTNTAPLSAYRGAGRPEATYFIERLVATVASELDIDPVEFRRRNFIPPETFPFETGLGRTYDSGEYDKNLTKALETVDYESFRERQQRTREDGRYLGIGLSCYVEACGAAPGMSESGIVQVKPAGDVVVKVGTAEIGTGHRTGYTQIVANELGVPFDDVTVLEGDTAAISEGHGTAGSRAMPVGGGALETSAKKVIEKARTIAAHQLEASEQDIDFEDGELFVRGVPARAITIQEVADIAHNEPERLPEGVEPGLEATTNFDPSNYTFPFGTHVAIVEVDPESGEIAFERYVAVDDVGNQINPKIVEGQVHGGVAQGIGQALYEEAVYDENGNLLTGSMQDYAVPKAEHLPDIEWSSTVTPSPHNPLGVKGVGEAGAIAAPPAVVNAVVDALEPFDVETLDMPLTPERVWKAIEGRN is encoded by the coding sequence ATGGGTCCCAAGACGATCGATGCAAGCGACACACCGCCGAGTGAACTCGTAGGGGCGTCCGTACAGCGTCGTGAGGATCCCCATCATCTCACGGGCGATGCCGAGTATACAGACGATATTCAGTATCCCGAGGAGGTTCACCTCGGGCTGCTCGGAAGTCGATACGGACATGCTCGTATCGACGGAATCGACACGGCTCCCGCTGAAAGCGTAGAGGGCGTTATCGGTGTCTATACGTGGGCGGACGTTCAGGCGTCTCGGTCCCCGGGCTACATGCGGACGGACGACCCCGAGGGAAAGTCGGCTGAAGCAGATTCCGAGACCGGTGCAGTCGCACCAGACCATCCGATGCTAGCCGACGGTAAAGCCACCTATCAAGGGCAGCCAGTAGCCGCCGTCGTCGCAGAAGATCGGTACACGGTCCACGATGCACTCGACCTGATCGAGGTCGATTACGAGCGGTTGGATACGGTCATCGACCCGCGGGATGCGACCGCCGAGGGAGCCCCCCAGATCCACGAGACCAGCGCCGATAACGTGGCCTTCGAGTGGGACACCGGCGATGAGGAGGCCGCCGAAGCAGCGCTCGATGCTGCGGACAACGTGATCTCTTTCGAGTTCGAAATCAATCGGGTGATCCCGACGGCAATGGAGCCGCGGACTGCGGTCGCACGCTATCGCCCGTCGGACTCGGACGACGACCTCGCCGTCGAGATGTCGACACAGAATCCTCATCAGGTTCAGGCGGACTTGTCACAGACGCTCGGCGTCCCCGATGATCAGATCAGAGTCCGACCGCCGGACGTTGGGGGCGGATTCGGCGCGAAATTGTTCCCCTATACCGGCCACCTGCTCGCGGGGTGGTGTGCGATGCAGCTCGAACGACCGGTGAAGTGGGTTGCCCCTCGGACAGAAGACTTCCAGACCATGACCCACGCACGACATCACATCGTCGACGCGCGTGCGGCCGTGGACGACGACGGGACGCTTCGCGGGTTCCACGCCAACACGACCGTTCCCGTCGGTGGGTTTCTGGTTCCCGCTGGCTCGGGAGTTCCCACGAACCTCGGCGTTATGGCGAACGGTCAGTATACCGTTCCCGGGGCGTACGTCCGAACCACGGGGGCGTTCACGAACACCGCCCCGCTCTCCGCGTATCGGGGGGCCGGTCGGCCGGAGGCCACGTACTTCATCGAGCGACTCGTTGCCACGGTGGCCTCGGAACTCGATATCGATCCGGTCGAGTTCCGTCGGCGGAACTTCATCCCACCGGAAACGTTTCCGTTCGAAACGGGCCTCGGCCGCACGTACGATTCGGGCGAATACGATAAAAATCTCACAAAGGCGCTCGAAACGGTCGACTACGAGTCGTTCCGCGAACGCCAGCAACGCACTCGCGAGGACGGCCGCTACCTCGGGATCGGCCTCTCGTGCTACGTCGAGGCCTGCGGTGCCGCACCCGGGATGTCCGAGTCCGGCATCGTCCAGGTCAAACCCGCGGGGGATGTGGTTGTCAAAGTAGGCACCGCGGAGATCGGGACCGGTCATCGGACCGGTTACACCCAGATCGTCGCGAACGAATTGGGCGTGCCGTTCGACGACGTCACAGTCCTCGAGGGCGACACGGCGGCGATATCCGAAGGGCACGGTACGGCCGGAAGTAGGGCTATGCCCGTCGGCGGTGGCGCTCTCGAGACGAGCGCCAAGAAAGTAATCGAGAAAGCCCGTACGATCGCCGCACACCAGCTCGAGGCGTCCGAACAGGACATCGACTTCGAGGACGGTGAACTCTTCGTTCGCGGCGTCCCGGCCCGGGCCATTACCATCCAAGAAGTTGCCGACATCGCACACAACGAGCCAGAGCGGCTGCCCGAGGGGGTGGAGCCCGGATTGGAGGCGACCACGAACTTCGACCCGTCCAACTACACGTTTCCGTTCGGGACGCACGTCGCGATCGTGGAGGTCGATCCGGAGTCGGGCGAGATCGCGTTCGAGCGCTACGTCGCCGTCGACGACGTCGGCAACCAGATCAACCCCAAGATCGTCGAGGGGCAGGTCCACGGCGGCGTCGCCCAGGGAATCGGTCAGGCGCTCTACGAAGAGGCGGTCTACGACGAAAATGGGAACTTGCTAACGGGATCGATGCAGGACTACGCAGTACCGAAAGCCGAACACCTCCCCGATATAGAGTGGTCGTCGACGGTGACGCCGTCCCCGCACAACCCGCTGGGCGTCAAAGGCGTCGGCGAGGCCGGGGCGATCGCGGCCCCGCCAGCCGTCGTCAACGCGGTCGTCGACGCGCTCGAGCCCTTCGATGTCGAGACGCTCGACATGCCGCTCACGCCCGAACGCGTCTGGAAGGCGATCGAAGGACGGAACTGA
- a CDS encoding antitoxin VapB family protein codes for MSHQIRLEDDVYERIKANKRDDESFSDTVERLIGGRSLRDLRDVFDEDQVSEMREAVETADQDDRSEVHEVAKRFE; via the coding sequence ATGTCACATCAAATTCGTCTCGAAGACGACGTGTACGAACGTATCAAGGCGAACAAGCGCGACGACGAATCGTTCAGCGACACCGTCGAGCGACTCATCGGTGGGCGGTCACTCCGCGATCTCCGTGACGTCTTCGACGAAGATCAGGTGAGCGAGATGCGAGAAGCCGTCGAGACCGCTGATCAGGACGACCGCAGTGAAGTCCACGAGGTCGCAAAGCGGTTCGAATGA
- a CDS encoding (2Fe-2S)-binding protein: MTEHDITLTVNGTEHELTVEPRTLLVHALRDELGYTGTNVGCESSLCGACTVHLDDDAVKSCTVLAVQADGATIETVEGLAEDGEFHPIQSGFQEEHGLQCGYCTPGMMMAATDFLEENPDPSREEIREGLEGNLCRCTGYQNIVNAVENAADEMRAGAVADGGCPADAADRSGSCCGSDAGDVRWPDDGGDAE, encoded by the coding sequence ATGACTGAACACGACATCACGCTGACGGTCAACGGAACGGAACACGAACTCACGGTCGAGCCGCGGACGCTCCTGGTTCACGCGCTCCGAGACGAGCTCGGGTACACCGGGACGAACGTCGGCTGCGAGAGCAGCCTTTGTGGCGCCTGTACGGTCCACCTCGACGACGACGCGGTCAAATCCTGTACGGTCCTTGCGGTACAGGCCGACGGCGCGACGATCGAGACGGTCGAAGGACTCGCCGAGGACGGCGAGTTCCACCCCATCCAGTCCGGATTTCAGGAGGAGCACGGGCTCCAGTGTGGCTACTGCACGCCCGGGATGATGATGGCGGCGACCGATTTCCTCGAGGAGAACCCCGATCCCAGTCGCGAGGAGATCCGCGAGGGGTTAGAAGGAAACCTGTGTCGGTGTACCGGCTACCAGAACATCGTCAATGCGGTCGAGAACGCGGCGGACGAAATGCGCGCCGGGGCCGTCGCCGACGGCGGCTGTCCGGCCGACGCCGCGGACCGGTCGGGATCGTGCTGTGGCTCCGACGCCGGCGACGTACGCTGGCCCGACGACGGAGGTGACGCGGAATGA
- a CDS encoding XdhC family protein, translating to MSTNDWSLPETEVFNRIRTTLDEDAAAVLATVVAVDGSAYRRPGAKMLIRPDSGGAGSITAGCLEDEVRALAADVLADGSPRVETWDLTGDDDGVWGLGIGCNGVITVLLEPLDESHRPVVDARRAGDAIGVATVVRDDPETDVAVGDRAYYRGDDGFAVDADLPTAVVDELADPTRTLVAAAESETLTVETDTGRVEVFVDGVRPPPNLVVFGSGHDVGPVVELANRVDFRVTVVSFRGGRADEDRFPRADAVVSASPREILQLREWDADTYAVVMSHNFLDDRLALEQLLETPIEYIGLMGPQKRFKEMRADFAEEERPVTDAELERIYTPIGLSLGGDAPYQIALSIVAEVLAVARDRVPRHLGRRDGPIHDRTDIEAK from the coding sequence ATGAGTACGAACGATTGGAGTCTCCCGGAAACCGAGGTGTTCAATCGAATACGAACGACTCTCGACGAGGACGCGGCGGCCGTCTTGGCGACGGTGGTCGCGGTCGACGGTAGCGCGTACCGCCGCCCGGGTGCGAAGATGCTCATCCGTCCGGACAGCGGCGGAGCGGGAAGCATCACGGCTGGATGTCTCGAGGACGAGGTCCGCGCGCTGGCCGCGGACGTACTGGCCGACGGATCCCCCCGCGTCGAGACGTGGGATCTGACCGGCGACGACGACGGCGTCTGGGGTCTCGGGATCGGCTGCAACGGCGTTATAACGGTCCTGTTGGAGCCCCTCGACGAGTCGCATCGACCGGTCGTCGACGCTCGGCGGGCCGGCGACGCGATCGGCGTCGCGACCGTCGTTCGCGACGACCCCGAGACGGACGTCGCAGTGGGCGACCGCGCCTACTACCGGGGGGACGACGGATTCGCCGTCGACGCCGACCTCCCGACGGCGGTAGTCGACGAACTCGCGGATCCGACGCGGACGCTCGTCGCTGCCGCTGAGAGCGAGACGCTGACCGTCGAGACGGATACCGGACGCGTCGAGGTGTTCGTGGACGGAGTGCGGCCGCCGCCGAACCTCGTCGTTTTCGGGTCCGGTCACGACGTCGGGCCGGTCGTCGAACTGGCGAACCGCGTCGATTTCCGGGTAACGGTCGTCTCGTTTCGCGGAGGCCGTGCCGACGAGGACCGGTTCCCCCGCGCGGACGCGGTCGTTTCGGCGTCGCCGCGGGAGATACTGCAACTCCGGGAGTGGGACGCGGACACGTACGCGGTGGTGATGAGCCACAACTTCCTCGACGATCGCCTCGCCCTGGAACAGTTGTTGGAGACGCCGATCGAATACATCGGGTTGATGGGGCCGCAGAAACGGTTCAAGGAGATGCGCGCGGACTTCGCCGAGGAGGAACGACCGGTCACCGACGCGGAACTCGAGCGGATCTACACGCCGATCGGACTGAGCCTCGGCGGGGACGCGCCGTATCAGATCGCGCTCAGTATCGTCGCCGAAGTACTCGCGGTCGCTCGCGATCGAGTGCCGCGCCACCTCGGTCGACGAGACGGCCCGATTCACGACCGCACGGACATCGAGGCGAAGTGA
- a CDS encoding PIN domain-containing protein: protein MIVDTSFVLDVIDDVDAAVTKERELEAESVPLVIPSMTVLELYIGVGKVATTREERQRVEAVLDSYPLVDMTPSISRRAGRLLGERVADTEDGEGPGIGKGDAAIAATALERDEPVLAGDRHFGNIPGVVHETYR, encoded by the coding sequence ATGATCGTCGATACAAGTTTCGTTCTGGACGTCATCGACGATGTCGATGCAGCCGTCACGAAAGAACGGGAACTCGAGGCCGAGAGCGTCCCGCTGGTAATCCCGTCGATGACCGTTCTCGAACTCTACATCGGTGTCGGAAAAGTAGCGACGACCCGTGAAGAACGACAGCGGGTCGAAGCGGTACTCGATTCCTATCCGCTAGTGGATATGACTCCGAGTATTTCCCGACGCGCGGGGCGGCTACTCGGTGAACGCGTGGCCGATACGGAAGACGGCGAGGGACCCGGTATCGGAAAAGGTGATGCAGCAATTGCTGCGACTGCTCTCGAACGCGACGAGCCCGTGCTCGCCGGTGACAGACATTTCGGTAACATTCCAGGAGTCGTCCACGAAACGTACCGGTGA
- a CDS encoding FAD binding domain-containing protein, producing the protein MYPDEFDYYQAATVDEAIDLLEENAMEETELLAGGHSLLPAMKTGLSSPDVLIDIGEVDALHGVAVDGDTLTIGAMNRYSDVLGSADAHEHAPALTAAVERVGDRQVRNRGTIGGNLAHADPASDLPGAALASDVRLVVQGPDGERTIPADEFYYGMYATDLGPAEILTRIEVPSAADAVGTYAKRPSPSSGYAMVGVAALLTIEDGTVASAGIGANGAMDHGVRLEPVEEALIGESLDEETIATAASRATDDLDTALMMEDLQASGEFRAQLLGVYTERALEAAIDRASAPSAAD; encoded by the coding sequence ATGTATCCCGACGAATTCGACTACTATCAGGCGGCGACGGTGGACGAAGCGATCGACCTGCTCGAGGAAAACGCGATGGAGGAGACGGAGTTACTGGCCGGCGGTCACAGCCTGCTTCCGGCGATGAAGACCGGCCTCTCGAGTCCGGACGTTCTGATCGACATCGGCGAGGTCGACGCCCTCCACGGCGTCGCCGTCGACGGCGACACGCTCACGATCGGCGCGATGAACCGCTACAGCGACGTACTGGGATCCGCGGACGCTCACGAACACGCGCCGGCGCTGACCGCGGCGGTCGAACGGGTGGGCGATCGGCAGGTCCGCAACCGGGGCACGATCGGCGGTAACCTCGCACACGCGGACCCCGCCTCCGACCTCCCCGGCGCCGCGCTGGCCTCCGATGTGAGACTGGTGGTGCAGGGCCCCGATGGCGAGCGCACGATTCCGGCGGACGAGTTCTACTACGGGATGTACGCGACGGACCTCGGCCCCGCCGAAATCCTCACCCGGATCGAGGTGCCTTCGGCAGCCGACGCCGTCGGAACCTACGCGAAGCGACCGAGTCCGTCTTCGGGGTACGCGATGGTTGGCGTCGCGGCCCTGCTGACGATCGAGGACGGAACCGTCGCGTCGGCCGGAATCGGCGCGAACGGCGCGATGGATCACGGAGTGCGACTCGAACCCGTCGAAGAGGCGCTGATCGGTGAGTCGCTCGACGAAGAGACGATCGCGACGGCCGCCAGTCGCGCGACCGACGACCTCGATACGGCGCTCATGATGGAGGACCTGCAGGCGTCGGGCGAGTTCCGCGCTCAGCTCCTCGGAGTATACACCGAGCGCGCGCTCGAAGCGGCGATCGACCGGGCCTCCGCGCCCTCGGCCGCGGACTGA
- a CDS encoding VWA domain-containing protein, translated as MSERGDDASVGVHDHVRAELVLFVRELRRSGSTVPANAGTTAAEAIAEIGLDDRGRVRTALRVSLLTDSGDFETFDRLFETFWRRLTTGLESDRPTSPVDDGPDVPLESLGKSAADENGADAPADLADADRGPARSLAESFATAVPDAAENDGIGASTALYSPSGSAETIDGRPGSDASDFATPFRDVTRALASLRGRQFRSGTDHADVRRALRASVSTGGTVLSVPKRERRRTAVRAVLLVDVSRSVLDTIDRGFLIEFLRRACRDWRDARVFFFDEDLREVTETVDARSATTAFEALEAAETAWGGGTRIGRSFERLRETAPDAVERRTVVFVVSDGLERGDVDVLERELSWIDRRAERVLWLNPLATAPSYEPTARGMAAAVPYLDGLFAFAGPSDVVELARQLRLRDAGGRIGYEFDARSNRQTSTQTTDQT; from the coding sequence GTGAGCGAACGTGGTGACGACGCCAGCGTGGGCGTCCACGACCACGTCCGGGCCGAACTCGTCCTGTTCGTCCGCGAACTCCGCCGCAGCGGTTCGACCGTCCCGGCCAACGCCGGAACGACCGCAGCCGAAGCGATCGCCGAGATCGGACTCGATGACCGCGGCCGCGTTCGAACGGCATTACGAGTCAGTCTCCTCACCGACAGCGGGGATTTCGAAACGTTCGACCGGTTGTTCGAAACATTTTGGCGTCGGCTCACGACGGGCCTCGAAAGCGACCGACCGACATCGCCGGTCGACGACGGACCCGATGTGCCTCTCGAGTCGCTCGGGAAGTCCGCCGCGGACGAGAACGGTGCGGACGCGCCAGCCGATCTTGCGGACGCCGATCGCGGTCCCGCTCGTTCGCTCGCCGAATCGTTTGCAACGGCAGTTCCCGATGCCGCCGAAAACGACGGGATCGGGGCATCGACGGCGCTTTACAGCCCGTCTGGATCGGCGGAGACGATCGACGGACGGCCCGGTTCCGACGCGAGCGATTTCGCGACTCCCTTCCGCGACGTGACTCGGGCACTGGCGAGTTTGCGAGGGCGACAGTTCCGGTCGGGAACCGACCACGCCGACGTCCGTCGGGCGCTCCGGGCGAGCGTGAGCACCGGTGGAACCGTCCTCTCGGTTCCGAAGCGTGAGCGCCGTCGAACGGCTGTTCGCGCGGTCTTGCTGGTCGACGTGAGCCGATCGGTTCTCGACACCATCGATCGCGGGTTCCTGATCGAATTCCTTCGACGGGCCTGCCGCGACTGGCGGGACGCTCGGGTGTTCTTCTTCGACGAGGACCTCAGGGAGGTGACCGAAACCGTCGACGCGCGGTCGGCGACGACGGCGTTCGAGGCGCTCGAGGCCGCGGAAACCGCCTGGGGCGGCGGAACGCGTATCGGGCGGTCGTTCGAACGGCTCCGCGAGACGGCACCCGACGCCGTGGAACGACGCACTGTCGTATTCGTCGTCAGCGACGGCCTCGAGCGGGGTGACGTCGACGTCCTCGAACGCGAACTCTCGTGGATCGATCGCCGGGCCGAGCGGGTGCTGTGGTTGAATCCGCTGGCGACGGCGCCGTCCTACGAGCCCACCGCTCGAGGAATGGCCGCCGCCGTCCCGTATCTCGACGGCCTGTTCGCATTCGCCGGCCCGAGCGACGTCGTCGAACTGGCGAGACAACTCCGATTGCGGGACGCGGGCGGACGAATCGGCTACGAGTTCGATGCGCGGTCGAATCGGCAGACGAGTACCCAAACGACAGATCAAACATGA